One genomic segment of Heptranchias perlo isolate sHepPer1 chromosome 3, sHepPer1.hap1, whole genome shotgun sequence includes these proteins:
- the mep1ba gene encoding meprin A subunit beta, which translates to MASSFLYLSLCSLAISTVGFALPTSREIEVDIDGGVDQDIFEINDELGLNLVEGDIKHDKNIDRSSITDDKYRWPKTIPYYLEDTLNINAKGIILKAFEQYRLKSCIDFKPWTGEENYISVFKGSGCWSSVGNHHVGRQELSIGERCEKIGTIEHEFLHALGFWHEQSRADRDDYITIMWDRIDNGREHNFNKYDDKESTSLNIPYDYTSVMHYSSTAFNNGSEPTIVTKIADFSNVIGQRLDFSDYDLQKLNRLYNCTSSLSFLDKCSFELENICGMIQGPGNNADWQRVTQVLGGPDKDHTNSDNCEGIGYFMHFSTDTGHVGDRAFLESRIYYPKRGFQCLQFYSFNSQSEKDELNIWVRVYDEVNPNGTLTKVSGVKGAGLNYWQLHHISLNVSRKFRVVYEGVKGVRSSTGGVSIDDVNLSETHCPAHVWHIRNFTHILNTSPAGAAGIIDSPRYYSSDGYAFQIRLNVNGTSSQPFYLGVYFHLVSGSNDERLQWPCPWKQGTMLLMDQHPDIRRRMSHQRSVTTDPNQIHTEGNRTFFFWDKPAKVGQSVTEPDGIKYHRGPGMGISAFLSHERLKSREFIKGDDAYFLLTMEDVSHLISPQPTPSTPTPTSTTGPIAGTISQPATNTPGSCIDFQCKNEGDCILKDGEPVCRCPTGENWWYSGKYCETYGIQEDTVIIAVASSVTVFLAMLIITSLTVYCLKRKYQKKMGKFDQGMNLANTQM; encoded by the exons CCAACCTCACGAGAGATCG AAGTGGACATCGACGGGGGAGTAGACCAAGACATATTTGAAATAAATGATG AACTAGGATTGAATCTTGTGGAAGGGGACATCAAACATGACAAG AACATTGACAGAAGCTCAATTACAGATGACAAATACAGATGGCCAAAAACCATTCCATACTATTTGGAAGATACTTTAA ATATAAATGCTAAAGGCATTATCCTAAAAGCATTTGAACAGTATCGCCTCAAATCTTGCATTGATTTTAAGCCTTGGACTGGAGAAGAAAACTATATCTCTGTATTTAAAGGCAGCGG CTGCTGGTCCTCTGTGGGCAACCACCACGTTGGGAGGCAGGAGCTCTCAATCGGCGAGAGATGTGAAAAAATAGGAACCATCGAGCACGAGTTCCTTCATGCACTGGGATTCTGGCATGAGCAGTCAAGAGCTGATCGTGATGACTATATCACAATAATGTGGGACAGAATTGATAATG GTAGAGAGCACAATTTCAATAAATACGATGACAAAGAAAGTACTTCCCTCAACATACCTTATGACTACACTTCTGTGATGCACTACAGTTCCACGGCATTCAACAATGGTTCCGAACCAACGATAGTCACCAAGATTGCTGACTTCAGTAATGTGATTGGACAACGTTTGGATTTCAGTGACTATGATCTTCAAAAACTCAACCGACTCTACAATTGCA CCTCCTCGCTCAGCTTTTTGGATAAGTGCAGTTTTGAACTGGAAAATATTTGTGGCATGATTCAAGGTCCAGGAAACAATGCAGATTGGCAACGCGTCACCCAGGTCCTGGGTGGACCTGACAAAGACCACACCAACTCGGACAACTGTGAAG GTATTGGATACTTCATGCATTTCAGCACCGACACAGGTCATGTGGGAGACAGGGCCTTTTTGGAAAGCAGGATCTATTACCCCAAGCGGGGATTTCAGTGTTTGCAGTTCTACTCTTTCAACAGTCAAAGTGAAAAGGATGAGCTCAACATTTGGGTCAGAGTTTATGATGAAGTTAATCCCAACGGTACTTTAACAAAAGTCAGTGGAGTAAAAG GTGCAGGTTTGAATTATTGGCAGCTTCACCATATCAGCCTGAATGTCTCCAGAAAGTTCCGCGTTGTTTATGAAGGAGTGAAAGGAGTCCGTAGCTCCACTGGGGGCGTTTCCATCGACGACGTTAACCTCTCAGAAACTCATTGCCCAGCGCACGTGTGGCACATCAGGAACTTTACCCACATTTTAAACACGAGCCCAGCGGGGGCCGCCGGTATAATCGACAGTCCGAGATATTATTCCAGTGATGGATACGCATTTCAAATCAGGTTAAACGTGAATGGTACAAGCAGTCAGCCGTTCTACCTCGGCGTGTATTTCCACTTGGTCAGCGGAAGTAACGATGAGCGTCTACAATGGCCATGCCCGTGGAAGCAAGGTACCATGTTGTTAATGGATCAACATCCAGACATCCGACGCCGCATGTCTCATCAAAGAAGTGTAACCACAGACCCTAATCAAATCCACACTGAAG GCAATCGAACATTCTTCTTTTGGGACAAACCTGCTAAAGTAGGACAATCAGTGACAGAACCTGATGGTATCAAGTATCACCGGGGGCCAGGAATGGGAATCAGTGCGTTTTTATCCCATGAgagattgaaaagcagagaatttatCAAGGGAGATGATGCCTATTTTCTTTTAACCAtggaag ATGTATCTCATCTTATTAGCCCTCAACCTACACCTTCAACACCCACCCCCACATCCACCACCGGACCCATTGCGGGCACCATCAGCCAACCAGCAACAAATACCCCAGGATCATGCATTGACTTCCAATGTAAAAACGAGGGCGACTGCATTTTAAAAGATGGAGAACCCGTATGCAG GTGTCCAACAGGTGAGAATTGGTGGTATTCGGGCAAATACTGTGAGACTTATGGCATACAAGAAGACACCGTTATAATTGCAGTGGCCTCATCTGTAACCGTGTTCCTAGCCATGCTGATAATCACATCGCTGACTGTATACTGTCTGAAGCGAAAATACCAGAAGAAAATGGGAAAATTTGATCAAGGAATGAATTTAGCCAAT acccaaatgtga